A window of Equus caballus isolate H_3958 breed thoroughbred chromosome 10, TB-T2T, whole genome shotgun sequence contains these coding sequences:
- the PMIS2 gene encoding transmembrane protein PMIS2, whose product MPPKPAADAPPAADAPPATDAPPAAGAPPAAGAPPAADAPQAPGAPPAPGAPPAPGAPPAQPEEQEPKQTEEELAFYAPSYVCMTVLAVILFPPLGLPAIFFSYKTAQANKNSEWEEAYVNSGRTGWLDVFAILIGLGIIYYYALMV is encoded by the exons ATGCCCCCGAAACCTGCTGCAGATGCCCCACCTGCCGCAGACGCCCCACCTGCCACAGACGCCCCACCTGCCGCAGGCGCCCCACCTGCCGCAGGCGCCCCACCTGCCGCAGACGCCCCACAAGCCCCAGGCGCGCCACCTGCCCCAGGCGCCCCACCTGCTCCAGGCGCGCCACCCGCGCAGCCAGAGGAGCAAGAGCCTAAACAGACAGAAGAAGAACTGGCGTTTTATGCCCCGAGTTACGTGTGTATGACCGTCCTGGCTGTAATTCTTTTCCCTCCCCTCGGATTACCAGCTATCTTCTTCTCTTACAAG ACCGCGCAGGCCAACAAGAACAGCGAGTGGGAAGAGGCTTACGTCAACTCAGGCAGAACTGGTTGGCTGGATGTATTCGCCATACTCATTGGTTTAGGCATCATTTATTACTACGCCCTAATGGTATGA